From Nicotiana tabacum cultivar K326 chromosome 22, ASM71507v2, whole genome shotgun sequence, one genomic window encodes:
- the LOC142176230 gene encoding zinc finger BED domain-containing protein RICESLEEPER 2-like encodes MADNHKQWHEKLLFALLGYCTTICTSTEATPYLLVYGIEAVIPAKVEIHSLRIIQQAKLSDAEWIRSRYEQLSLIDKKRMNAMAEVESRVSEFKDVYGGDRAKCKHCGRDYKANSRLNGTTSLNTHLKKCPKIPRKVDNTQTQLCLQKDGQINGGVLWKFDQELVRRALVEMVIMEELPFSFVEKKGFKKFMSIAQPLFNVPSRRTITRDCFQVYNEERLKLMKIFRDVKPKICLTTDTLTSLQRINYMCLTDHFIDRDWVLHKRILNFCLISSHKGDEMAKVIANCLLEWKLDKVFTITVDNASSNDFTVKELSKQLDMWKTNSMGGKHLHVRCMAHILNLIVQDGLKEIDVSVKRVRQAMRYMRSSPQRTLKFRECCAHQEVECSKILCLDVPIRWNSTYLMLETAQNFEKAFDKLHLFDDGFSTHLCTHVCEDGNLVDPFVCDDWVNVRNVIKFLERFHELTEKVSGSCYVTSNCHFKDICELDSHLKTCLASDNTNLRKMAEKMKEKFKKYWGEPQKMNKMIFIAFVLDPHKKFDYVGFALEEMFGKEPGKKLIAEVDANLNSLFGEYQKKYSKGCCLQSFPSKSTSSDDTSDLSSVNVRTKQLLKRQKEDSESVGAKYELERNIGEGQEPFSDDSDDFKILDWRKINAPRFPVLSELARDVLVIPISSVVSECAFSTSGRILDSFRSSLTPRLMQSLVCVQDWFRCDDTPINVEEDLEFLEQIELGSTMPRGPKARSPIWEHCELVEANEQVRKAKCLHCGRVCNCHPKYVVTMCLVKHIKKCLNPHPVIPYLLDLPYVKLFLDKFATAEQFIICFCHYPSTMQYALLLSFSHSGMPKGTVVFSFWNAKGNRNLHVYIFLLYAKYFGI; translated from the exons ATGGCagacaaccacaagcaatggcatgagaaattactaTTTGCCTTATTGGGGTATTGTACTACAATCTGTACATCAACCGAGGCAACTCCCTACTTGCTGGTCTATGGTATTGAAGCTGTGATTCCCGCCAAAGTTGAAATAcattctttaagaatcatacaacaAGCTAAACTTAGTGATGCCGAATGGATAAGAAGCCGCTACGAGCAATTATCTCTCATTGacaagaaaagaatgaatgca ATGGCAGAAGTTGAAAGTAGAGTAAGTGAG TTTAAAGACGTTTATGGAGGTGATAGAGCAAAGTGTAAACATTGTGGTCGTGATTATAAGGCTAATTCACGATTGAATGGAACAACATCATTGAATACTCATTTAAAGAAGTGTCCAAAAATACCACGAAAAGTTGATAATACTCAAACACAATTGTGTTTACAAAAGGATGGGCAAATTAATGGTGGGGTgctttggaaatttgatcaagaacTAGTTAGGAGGGCTTTAGTTGAGATGGTAATTATGGAGGAATTACCTTTTAGCTTTGTTGAAAAGAAAGGCTTTAAGAAGTTTATGAGCATAGCCCAACCTCTATTTAATGTTCCTTCTCGTAGGACAATTACAAGGGATTGTTTTCAAGTTTACAATGAAGAGAGGCTTAAACTAATGAAAATTTTCAGAGATGTAAAACCAAAAATTTGCCTTACCACAGACACATTGACTTCGTTACAAAGAATTAACTATATGTGTTTGACGGATCATTTTATTGATAGAGATTGGGtgttgcataaaagaatactaaATTTTTGCCTTATCTCTAGTCATAAGGGTGACGAAATGGCAAAAGTTATTGCTAATTGTTTGCTTGAATGGAAATTGGATAAGGTATTCACTATTACTGTTGATAATGCTTCTTCAAATGATTTCACGGTCAAAGAATTGTCTAAACAATTAGATATGTGGAAAACTAATTCGATGGGTGGTAAGCATCTTCATGTGAGATGCATGGCTCACATACTTAATCTAATTGTGCAAGATGGTTTGAAGGAAATTGATGTTTCTGTAAAACGTGTTAGACAAGCTATGAGGTATATGAGATCATCTCCACAAAGGACCTTAAAGTTTAGGGAATGTTGTGCACATCAAGAGGTAGAATGTAGCAAAATAttgtgtttggatgttcctattaggtggaattccacctacttGATGTTGGAAACGGCGCAAAACTTTGAGAAGGCCTTTGACAAACTTCATCTTTTTGATGATGGATTTTCAACTCATCTTTGTACACATGTTTGTGAGGATGGGAATCTTGTAGATCCATTTGTATGTGATGATTGGGTGAATGTGAGAAATGTGATAAAGTTTCTTGAAAGATTTCACGAGCTCACCGAAAAAGTTTCAGGCTCATGTTATGTCACTTCTAATTGTCATTTTAAGGATATATGTGAGCTTGATAGTCATTTAAAAACTTGTTTAGCTAGTGATAATACTAATTTGAGAAAGATGGCAGAGAAGATGAAAgagaagtttaaaaaatattgggGTGAACCTCaaaagatgaataaaatgatTTTCATTGCTTTTGTATTAGACCCTCATAAAAAATTTGATTATGTGGGTTTTGCACTTGAGGAAATGTTTGGGAAGGAACCAGGGAAGAAATTAATTGCCGAAGTGGATGCTAATTTGAATTCTTTGTTTGGGGAGTATCAAAAAAAATATTCCAAAGGATGTTGTCTTCAATCATTTCCATCTAAATCTACTTCATCTGATGACACATCCGATTTATCTAGTGTGAATGTGAGAACAAAGCAATTGTTGAAAAGGCAAAAGGAAGACTCTGAAAGTGTAGGTGCTAAATATGAGTTGGAAAGAAATATTGGTGAAGGACAAGAGCCATTTTCTGATGATTCTGATGACTTTAAAATCTTAGATTGGCGAAAAATTAATGCGCCTCGATTTCCTGTTCTATCTGAGCTAGCTCGTGATGTATTAGTTATTCCAATTTCAAGTGTTGTATCGGAATGTGCATTTAGCACCAGTGGCcgcatccttgattcatttaggagttcattgactcctCGGTTGATGCAAAGTCTTGTTTGTGTTCAAGATTGGTTTAGATGTGACGATACTCCTATTAATGTTGAAgaagatttggagtttcttgagCAAATTGAACTTG GTTCAACTATGCCTCGTGGTCCTAAAGCTAGATCACCTATTTGGGAACATTGTGAGCTAGTTGAAGCAAATGAACAAGTCCGCAAAGCAAAGTGTCTTCATTGTGGTCGAGTTTGTAATTGTCATCCAAAGTATGTTGTCACCATGTGCTTAGTGAAGCATATTAAGAAATGTCTCAATCCTCATCCAGTGATTCCGTAT TTGCTAGATTTGCCATATGTTAAACTGTTTTTGGACAAGTTTGCCACTGCTGAGCAGTTTATTATCTGTTTTTGCCACTACCCTAGCACAATGCAATATGCATTGCTCCTTTCGTTTTCTCATTCTGGTATGCCAAAGGGAACTGTAGTTTTCTCATTCTGGAATGCCAAAGGGAACAGGAACCTTCATGTCTATATCTTTCTGTTGTATGCCAAATATTTTGgtatttga